Proteins co-encoded in one Oikeobacillus pervagus genomic window:
- a CDS encoding N-acetylmuramoyl-L-alanine amidase, with the protein MKMMLDAGHGYSTPGKRSPDGFREYEFNHAVANYAKDFLKQYKDITIYFAHSDQRDVPLIERTNLANHLGVDIYIAIHANAYGSSWNGAEGIETYVYPSRPSEAVALANRIQRNIVIATGRKDRGVKTADFHVLRETNMTAVLIEGGFMTNKEEANLLRSASYQKAVAEAIVKAVAEQYHLQKKENQPESPTAPPTQTSYYRVQVGAFHNKENALSLVKKLKEKGFEAYIPEKTSASNLYQVQAGAFYNKENAQDLVDQLKKIGIESFIHLD; encoded by the coding sequence ATGAAAATGATGTTAGATGCTGGTCATGGCTATAGTACCCCTGGAAAACGTAGTCCTGATGGTTTTCGCGAATATGAATTTAATCATGCTGTGGCCAATTATGCAAAAGACTTCTTGAAACAATATAAAGACATAACCATATATTTCGCCCATTCCGATCAACGTGATGTCCCACTAATCGAAAGAACAAACTTAGCCAACCATTTAGGAGTAGATATATATATTGCCATTCACGCAAATGCTTATGGATCCTCTTGGAATGGGGCAGAGGGAATTGAAACGTATGTTTACCCATCAAGACCGTCTGAGGCTGTAGCCCTTGCCAACAGAATCCAAAGAAATATCGTGATTGCAACTGGAAGAAAAGACCGTGGCGTGAAAACTGCCGATTTTCACGTCCTTAGAGAAACGAATATGACGGCTGTATTAATTGAAGGTGGGTTTATGACCAATAAAGAGGAAGCGAATCTCCTAAGATCCGCCTCTTACCAAAAGGCTGTCGCAGAGGCCATTGTAAAAGCAGTTGCTGAACAATATCATCTTCAAAAAAAGGAAAATCAACCGGAATCACCTACCGCGCCACCTACACAAACCTCTTACTACCGCGTGCAAGTGGGAGCCTTTCATAATAAGGAAAATGCCCTTTCCCTTGTAAAGAAACTAAAAGAAAAAGGTTTTGAGGCTTATATCCCTGAAAAAACCTCTGCTTCTAACTTATATCAGGTACAGGCAGGGGCCTTTTATAATAAGGAAAATGCTCAAGACCTTGTAGACCAATTAAAAAAAATAGGGATTGAATCCTTTATCCATTTGGATTAA
- the lgt gene encoding prolipoprotein diacylglyceryl transferase, with amino-acid sequence MDMSGYPLNPIALELGPIQVHWYGIIIGVGIALGLYLAMRESERLGWNKDIFADLIIWAIPAAIVCARIYYVLFEWEYYSQHPGDIIKIWRGGIAIHGALIGSVASAFVFSKVRNISFWKLADIAAPSIILGQAIGRWGNFMNQEAHGDEVSRTFLENLHLPDFIINQMYIEGTYYHPTFLYESIWNVIGFVILLSLRRTSIRQGEIFLSYLIWYSIGRFFIEGLRTDSLMLSEYLRMAQVISIVLLFIAIILWIVRRKTGMASSKYNVKEE; translated from the coding sequence ATGGACATGAGTGGGTATCCTCTAAATCCCATTGCACTTGAACTTGGTCCTATTCAAGTTCATTGGTATGGAATCATTATTGGGGTTGGAATTGCACTTGGTTTATATTTGGCCATGCGTGAATCGGAAAGGCTTGGCTGGAATAAAGATATTTTTGCTGATTTAATCATTTGGGCCATTCCCGCTGCTATTGTTTGTGCACGTATTTATTATGTTCTATTCGAATGGGAGTATTACTCACAACACCCGGGTGATATCATTAAAATTTGGAGAGGTGGAATTGCGATCCATGGTGCTTTGATCGGTTCTGTTGCGAGTGCATTCGTATTTTCAAAAGTGAGAAATATCTCTTTCTGGAAATTGGCTGATATTGCAGCCCCGAGTATTATTCTAGGGCAGGCAATTGGTCGTTGGGGAAATTTCATGAATCAAGAAGCACATGGGGACGAAGTTTCACGGACTTTTTTAGAAAATCTTCATTTACCTGATTTCATCATCAATCAAATGTATATTGAAGGTACTTATTATCATCCCACTTTTTTATATGAATCGATTTGGAATGTAATTGGATTTGTGATTTTATTATCTTTAAGAAGAACATCGATTAGACAAGGGGAGATCTTCTTATCTTATCTTATTTGGTATTCAATTGGCCGTTTCTTTATTGAGGGGCTTCGCACCGATAGTTTAATGCTATCCGAATATTTGCGAATGGCACAAGTAATCTCAATCGTGCTTCTTTTCATCGCAATTATTCTATGGATTGTACGTCGTAAAACAGGGATGGCTAGTTCAAAATATAATGTAAAAGAAGAGTAA
- the hprK gene encoding HPr(Ser) kinase/phosphatase, producing MAKIRTQDLIDQFDLELISGEEGLHRPITTSDISRPGLEIAGFFNYYPAERIQLLGKTEITFFKRLSTEEKTIRMEKLCADITPCIIISRDLEVPEELIIASENAAVPVMKSNMKTTRLSSHLTNYLESKLAPTTAIHGVLVDVYGVGVLITGQSGVGKSETALELVKRGHRLVADDCVEIRQEDLGTLVGSSPELIEHLLEIRGLGIINVMTLFGAGAVRSFKRITLNIDLELWNSTKHYDRLGLDDEKIKILDTEITKITLPVRPGRNLAVIIEVAAMNFRLKRMGVNAAKEFTEKLANVIQDKGASGDIYND from the coding sequence ATGGCTAAAATACGTACTCAAGATTTAATTGACCAATTCGATTTGGAATTAATAAGTGGTGAAGAAGGATTACATCGCCCTATTACAACGAGTGATATTTCGAGACCAGGGTTGGAAATTGCCGGATTTTTCAATTATTATCCTGCAGAACGGATTCAACTTCTTGGAAAAACAGAGATTACATTCTTTAAAAGATTATCAACAGAGGAAAAAACGATCCGGATGGAAAAATTATGTGCCGATATTACACCATGCATCATTATTTCGCGTGATTTAGAGGTGCCAGAGGAATTAATCATTGCTTCGGAAAATGCGGCAGTCCCCGTCATGAAATCCAATATGAAAACGACGAGATTATCAAGTCATTTAACCAATTATTTGGAAAGTAAGCTGGCTCCAACGACAGCCATACATGGTGTGTTAGTGGATGTATATGGTGTTGGGGTTCTGATCACAGGGCAAAGTGGTGTCGGGAAAAGTGAGACAGCCCTTGAATTGGTAAAACGCGGACATCGCTTAGTTGCGGATGATTGCGTTGAAATTAGACAAGAGGATTTAGGAACTTTAGTCGGTAGTTCCCCCGAATTAATTGAGCATTTACTTGAAATCCGTGGTTTAGGAATTATTAATGTGATGACATTATTTGGAGCAGGTGCCGTGAGGAGTTTCAAGAGAATCACTCTGAATATCGATTTAGAGCTTTGGAATTCTACGAAACATTATGACCGTCTAGGGCTGGATGATGAGAAAATAAAAATTCTTGATACAGAAATTACGAAAATTACTTTACCCGTTCGTCCAGGAAGAAACCTTGCTGTCATCATTGAAGTAGCCGCCATGAATTTCCGCCTTAAACGAATGGGAGTGAACGCTGCTAAAGAATTTACTGAAAAGCTTGCAAATGTCATACAAGATAAGGGAGCAAGCGGAGATATTTATAATGATTAA